The region TGTGATGGAGAAAAATATCCTCCGGGATTTCCCTGCACCATTCCATACGGTCATAAACCATGATGGAGTGCCTGACAAATCCAAGGAACATGGCAAAATCGTACTCTCCCGCATCCCGAAGCGGCATGGTCCCATATAAAAATTTCATGAGCACCTGTTCTCTGGGAGTACAGTTTCCCATGGCAGCCTCGATTTCTCCTTTAAGACCTCCCAGAAAGGGAAGTCTTAGGTCATATTTTTCCTGGGCATATCTTTGCAAATGTTCTGAAAACATGACTAAATTCTCCTTTGCGAAATCAATTAATTATGTTCTGACTCTGCCGGCAGGGCTAAAGCTACAGAATCGTAACTCCTGCTGAGTAAAGCTTACTGGAAGTGGCTTCATCCGGCATGGAGTCCGTGATTATCCCGTCTATGTCATCAAAATGAGCAAATTTATAGGAATCATTAAAATAGAATTTATCTTTTTCCATTACCAGATATTTATGCCTGCTGCTTGCAATGGCCGCCTTCTTTGTCAAACCATCTTCCACGCCTAAGGTCGTGATGGAATTATCTGTAAGATCTAAGCCGCAGGTTCCGATCAAAGCCCGGTCAAAGCTGTACTGCTTGATGATCTCAATGGCAGCAGCTCCCATAAAGCCATTGACGGTCCGGTACATGATCCCGCCGGTTCCGATGGCAGTGATGTTTGGATTGATTGCCAGCGTCTGCATGATATCAATCATATTGGTTACCACAGTCAGCCGCTTGTGAGACTTGGCAAGCAGCTCTGCCACCATGATATTTGTGGTTGAAATATCCAAAAATATGGTCTCATTGCTTCCGATAAGCTCAGATGCCTTCTGGGCAATCAACCTTTTTTTCTCAATATTTGTATCTCTGCGGTCAATAACATCCCGTTTCAGCGGATAATCCTGGGATAACAAGGCTCCGCCATAAGTCCGTTTTAGCTTTCCGGCATTTTCCAGATTCTTTAAATCCTTGCGTATACAGTCCTCTGTCACCTGAAAAAGGGTGCTTAAATCTTTTACCTTCACCATTCCCTGATCCTGAAGGATCTGCAAAATCCTGTCTAAACGCTCTTCCGTGAACATGCCTTTTCCTCCATCAGCTTCTTCGCCCGGCGTATCTGCTCCTCTTCGGTACGGAAAATATCATACTCCCCGATTCCCGGTATGCCCATATTTACATTTTCTTTTCGATAGGTCATACCACTGTCAACAATGATTTTGCCTGACATGTGAAAGCTACGGGCACCTATCTCACCCATGAGACAGGCAATGGCATCCACATTGACCCCGCTGCCGGCCATTATATCAATCCTGCCGGATGCCTGTCCGATCAGTTCTCCCAAAAGCTTTTTTCCTTCCATACAGGTATTCTGCTGCCCGGAGGTCAGTATGGTATCAGCTCCTGCCTCTATGGCTTCTGCCAGGCTTCTGTATGGATCCCGGCACACATCAAAGGCTCTGTGCAAGGTCATACTTCCCGTTCCTGCCTTTTCTCTGAGCACCTTCAGCCGTTCCATATCAAGATCCCCGTCTGGTTTTAAAAATCCCACAACGATCCCATCGGCGCCAAGTTCCCGAAACATCAGGGCATCCTCTGAAATCATCTGAAATTCATGATCTGTATACAAAAAATCTCCATACCGGGGCCGTATCAGTACGTTAATGGGAACGTCGCAGGCTTTACGTATCTGCTTAAACTGGCTCACGCCGGGGGTTGTCCCCCCAATTACCAGATTGGCACAGAGTTCCAGCCTGTCAGCTCCCCCACGTACCGCCGCTTTGGCAGATTCCACAGAATCCACACAGACCTCCAAGATATAGTTTTTCATCGTATTCTCCTAACAGTCTATATTTTATTGCCTGCATCTTACACCGCCTTATGGCATGCTGCAAAATGCCCTGGCCTGACCTCTTTCATTTCCGGTGTTTTTTCCCGGCACATTTCCACTGCATGAGGACAACGGGATGCAAATCGGCAGCCATCTTTCACATTGACGGGATTTGGTAAACTTCCCTCCAGCATGATTCTGTTGCGGCTTTTTTCCACATCCGGATCCGGAATGGGAATTGCAGAAAGCAATGCCTGAGTATAGGGATGCACCGGATCCTCAAACAGGCTCTCACTATCCGCCAGTTCCACCATTGCTCCCAGATACATGACTCCGATCCGGTCACTGATGTGCTTGACCATGGAAAGGTCATGAGCAATGAACAGATAGGTAAGCCCTCTCTTCTCCTGCAGCTCTTTCAGCAAGTTGATCACCTGAGCCTGTATGGAAACATCCAGAGCAGAGATGGGTTCGTCGCAGATCACAAACTCCGGGTCTACAGCCAGCGCCCTGGCAATGCCAACACGCTGGCGCTGCCCGCCGGAAAATTCATGGGGAAAACGGTCTGCATGCTCTTCGGAAAGCCCTACAATCTCCAGGAGTTCCAGTACTTTCATTCTCCGCTCCTGCCCGCTTAAGATTCCATGGGCATCAATGCCTTCCGCAACAATATCTATGACCTTCATCCGGGGGTTTAAGGACGCATAGGGATCCTGAAAGATCATCTGGACCTTTTTGGTAAACCCATGGCGCTCCGCCCCAGGAAAACGGCTGTTAATTTCCTGTCCGTCATATAGTATCCTTCCTTCCGTTGGCTCATACAAGTGGATTACGGTTCTGCCAAAAGTCGATTTTCCGCATCCGCTCTCACCCACCAGGCCAAGGGTCTCACCCTTATAAATTTCCAGGCTTACATCATCCACTGCTTTTAAAATCTGATTTTTTCCAACATGGAAATACTTTTTTAAATGCTTTACTTCTAGTAATGGTTTCTTATCTGCCGACATCATGATTTCCTCCTATTCTCTAAGAGCCTTTGCCCGCTCATCAAGAAGCCAGCAGCGCGCGTGGTGTTCTTCACCGCAGAGCATGTCCTCCGGCGGATATTGTCTGCAGACCTCCATGGTCTTTGGACATCTGGCAGCAAATGGGCAGCCTTTGGGCGGATCCATAAGATCCGGCGGTGTTCCCGGTATGGCTGTCAGCTCGCTTCCTTTCAGGGAAGCCTTTGGTATCGAAGCCAGAAGCCCTTTTGTATATGGGTGTGTGGTCTGGTAAAAAAGATCACGCACTCCGGCAGTCTCCACCAACTGGCCTCCGTACATTACGGCGACCCGGTCTGCAATGTTTGCCACCACCCCAAGATTATGGGTAATTATAATAATAGAAGTTTTTATTTTTTTCTGAAGGTCCTTCATCAGATCCAGGATCTGGGCCTGAATGGTCACATCCAAGGCTGTTGTCGGCTCATCTGCAATCAAGATCTTAGGATCACAAGCCAAAGCCACTGCAATCACGACTCTTTGTCTCATGCCCCCGGAAAGCTGGTGAGGGTACTGGTGAAACCTTGCTTCCGGATTGGATATTCCAACCAGAGAAATCAGTTCGAGAGCCCGTTTTTTCATCTGGGCTTTTGACATGTCCTTTCGATGCTCTCTTAATATCTCTACTATCTGCTTACCAATGGTCATCGTAGGGTTTAAAGAGGTCATAGGGTCCTGGAATATCATGGAAATATCCGAACCCCGCACAGTCTGCATCTGCCGCTCACTGTATTTTGCAAGATCCCTTCCTTCTAGCAGGATACTGCCTTCTGTGATTTTTCCGTTCTTGGGAAGCAGACCCATAATGCTTTTTACAGAGATGGATTTGCCGGAACCTGACTCTCCTACGATTGCCAGAGTCTCCTGCTCATTCAGATAAAAGCTGATCCCCCGCACTGCCCGGACAACTCCATGCTGAGTCTTAATTTGTACTTGTAACTGATTCACTTCTAATAATCTGCTCACGATGCTTCACCTACTTTCTCATTCTTGGATCCAGAGCATCCCGCAGGCCGTCTCCAAGAATGCTGAAGCAAACCATAATCAGGACGATCACAATGGCCGGAAAAATCAGTACATGAGGAAAATTACGAAGCACCTGGTATCCATTGTTGATCAAAACTCCCAAAGAAGCTTTCGGTTCCTGCATACCTATGCCGATAAAGCTTAAAAAAGCTTCCGTAAATATGGCGGAGGGAATGGTAAACATGGCATTGATTACAATGACTCCAACCGTATTGGGTATCAGATGCTTCCGAATGATCCCGTAAGTACTGGTTCCAAGCACCCGGGCCGCCAGTACAAATTCCTGATTTTTAAGCTTTAATATGGACCCGCGGACCAGGCGCGCCATATTCACCCATCCTGTAATGGAAAGGGCCACTACAATCGTCCAGATTCCCGCCGGCATGACCATCATTAAAAGAATTACGATGATCAGATGGGGAATGCCTACCAGCACTTCAATGATCCGCTGCATAACAGCATCTACTTTCCCGCCGGCCAAAGCGGAAACCGATCCGTAAGCCACTCCCACCGTCAAATCCAAAAGTGCCGCCACAAAGGCTATGAGCAGAGATATGCGGGTTCCCATCCACGTCCTAACCCATAGATCACGTCCAAACTGGTCCGTTCCAAACAGATGTACCAGAGAGGGGGTCTGATATATGATATCATAATTGGTTTCCTTATAGGAATATCTGGAAAATTCCGGCGCCAGAATTGCCAGAAGTCCGATTGTGATCAAAGTAAATAAACAAACAACCGCTGCCTTATTTTTCTTCAGACGAAGCCAGCCATCCTGAAGGGCGGTCAGATTCGGGCGGGCAATATGTTCTTTCTCTGATTCATCGACATTTGCCTTTACAAATAATTCATTCATGCTTAACCCTCCTTGCCGGCTGCCAGACGAATTCTTGGATCAATGAGGGAATATGCGATATCAACGATCAGCACCACAAAAATATAAAAAGCGCTGTAAAATATGGTAATTCCCATGATGGTGGAATAGTCATTGGCTTTAATACTGTCTACAAATAAGCTGCCGATACCCGGAATGGTATAAATATTCTCTACAGCCAAAGAGCCCGTCAGAAGATTTACCACAATAGGTCCCAAGATGGTCACTACCGGGATGATGGAGTTTCTAACCGCATGTCCCATGAGCACCTTCATGGGGCTAAGCCCTTTTGCTTTGGCCGTGACAATGTAATCCTGCTCCAGGACCTCAAGCATCTCTGTCCTGATAAACCGTGCCACCATCGCAGTGGCAGAAAAAGACAGAGCAACAGAAGGAAGAACCGAGCATTTCCAGCCGGTCCAGAATCCCACAGGCAGGATTCCCCATTTTAAAGCTACATAGTACTGTAAAAGAGCCGCCGCCACAAAATTAGGAACGGAAACTCCAAGCACGGCCATAATCATTGTGAAATAGTCGATGCCGCTGTTATGCTTCCACGCCGCAATGATTCCCAAAGTAAGGCCCACAGCCAGCCCAATCAGCACTGCCTGTATGCCGATCAAAGCGGAAGGGCCGATCCTTCCTCCGATTACGGTAGATACCTTTTGCCCGGTATAGGTAAAGGATGTTCCGAAATCTCCGTGCAGGATATTTCCCATATATTTTACGTATTGCCGGGGCAGGGACTCATTCAGTCCATACTGCTTTAAAATGGTCTGCTGCTGCTGAACGGACATCAGATTAAAGCGTTCCGCATCAAAAGGAGAGCCTGGCAGCTTCTTCATCAGAAAAAAAGTCGCTGTTACAATGACCCATAACGTCAGCGCCAGATAAACCAGTCGCTTGCAGATATATTTTATCATGCTGTGTCCTCCTTTGCATTTATATTCTCATGAGATTTTAAAAAGAGCCGTCCTCTTTCAATTTTAAAAAGGAAGGACGGCTCTTCTCATTTTACGCATTCCGTTGGCCGGGGCAATCCTCTGCCCGCCGCGGCTTATTCAAAATAAGCGTATTTAAATTCCACATCCGGTCCGAAAGGATGGTTGATCAATCCTTTCACATTGGACTTTGTAAGGGTTGCAGAACCTCTATGGTACAAGGGAGCTACGATCACATCCTCGTCGACCAGAAGCTTCTCCGCCTGCAGCAGCATATCCAGACGCTTGGTGTCGTCAGTCTCAACTCTGGCATCGTTAATCAGCTTATTATATGTTTCATTCTTGTAAGAGCCACGGTACGGAGTGCCGTTGGTCCATAAATCAAGGTAGGTCATGGCATCGTCATAGTCGGCCCCCCAAGCGGTGGAGGCAAACATGTAATTATCATTATCCATTAATTCATTTCTTGCCTGAACCGTCTTGGTATCGATTACAATATCAATGCCTAAATTCTTATTTAACTCGCT is a window of [Clostridium] saccharolyticum WM1 DNA encoding:
- a CDS encoding ABC transporter ATP-binding protein — encoded protein: MMSADKKPLLEVKHLKKYFHVGKNQILKAVDDVSLEIYKGETLGLVGESGCGKSTFGRTVIHLYEPTEGRILYDGQEINSRFPGAERHGFTKKVQMIFQDPYASLNPRMKVIDIVAEGIDAHGILSGQERRMKVLELLEIVGLSEEHADRFPHEFSGGQRQRVGIARALAVDPEFVICDEPISALDVSIQAQVINLLKELQEKRGLTYLFIAHDLSMVKHISDRIGVMYLGAMVELADSESLFEDPVHPYTQALLSAIPIPDPDVEKSRNRIMLEGSLPNPVNVKDGCRFASRCPHAVEMCREKTPEMKEVRPGHFAACHKAV
- a CDS encoding ABC transporter permease, whose amino-acid sequence is MIKYICKRLVYLALTLWVIVTATFFLMKKLPGSPFDAERFNLMSVQQQQTILKQYGLNESLPRQYVKYMGNILHGDFGTSFTYTGQKVSTVIGGRIGPSALIGIQAVLIGLAVGLTLGIIAAWKHNSGIDYFTMIMAVLGVSVPNFVAAALLQYYVALKWGILPVGFWTGWKCSVLPSVALSFSATAMVARFIRTEMLEVLEQDYIVTAKAKGLSPMKVLMGHAVRNSIIPVVTILGPIVVNLLTGSLAVENIYTIPGIGSLFVDSIKANDYSTIMGITIFYSAFYIFVVLIVDIAYSLIDPRIRLAAGKEG
- a CDS encoding copper homeostasis protein CutC, which produces MKNYILEVCVDSVESAKAAVRGGADRLELCANLVIGGTTPGVSQFKQIRKACDVPINVLIRPRYGDFLYTDHEFQMISEDALMFRELGADGIVVGFLKPDGDLDMERLKVLREKAGTGSMTLHRAFDVCRDPYRSLAEAIEAGADTILTSGQQNTCMEGKKLLGELIGQASGRIDIMAGSGVNVDAIACLMGEIGARSFHMSGKIIVDSGMTYRKENVNMGIPGIGEYDIFRTEEEQIRRAKKLMEEKACSRKSV
- a CDS encoding ABC transporter ATP-binding protein, with amino-acid sequence MSRLLEVNQLQVQIKTQHGVVRAVRGISFYLNEQETLAIVGESGSGKSISVKSIMGLLPKNGKITEGSILLEGRDLAKYSERQMQTVRGSDISMIFQDPMTSLNPTMTIGKQIVEILREHRKDMSKAQMKKRALELISLVGISNPEARFHQYPHQLSGGMRQRVVIAVALACDPKILIADEPTTALDVTIQAQILDLMKDLQKKIKTSIIIITHNLGVVANIADRVAVMYGGQLVETAGVRDLFYQTTHPYTKGLLASIPKASLKGSELTAIPGTPPDLMDPPKGCPFAARCPKTMEVCRQYPPEDMLCGEEHHARCWLLDERAKALRE
- a CDS encoding ABC transporter permease, whose translation is MNELFVKANVDESEKEHIARPNLTALQDGWLRLKKNKAAVVCLFTLITIGLLAILAPEFSRYSYKETNYDIIYQTPSLVHLFGTDQFGRDLWVRTWMGTRISLLIAFVAALLDLTVGVAYGSVSALAGGKVDAVMQRIIEVLVGIPHLIIVILLMMVMPAGIWTIVVALSITGWVNMARLVRGSILKLKNQEFVLAARVLGTSTYGIIRKHLIPNTVGVIVINAMFTIPSAIFTEAFLSFIGIGMQEPKASLGVLINNGYQVLRNFPHVLIFPAIVIVLIMVCFSILGDGLRDALDPRMRK
- a CDS encoding DeoR/GlpR family DNA-binding transcription regulator — encoded protein: MFTEERLDRILQILQDQGMVKVKDLSTLFQVTEDCIRKDLKNLENAGKLKRTYGGALLSQDYPLKRDVIDRRDTNIEKKRLIAQKASELIGSNETIFLDISTTNIMVAELLAKSHKRLTVVTNMIDIMQTLAINPNITAIGTGGIMYRTVNGFMGAAAIEIIKQYSFDRALIGTCGLDLTDNSITTLGVEDGLTKKAAIASSRHKYLVMEKDKFYFNDSYKFAHFDDIDGIITDSMPDEATSSKLYSAGVTIL